The following coding sequences are from one Haliotis asinina isolate JCU_RB_2024 chromosome 3, JCU_Hal_asi_v2, whole genome shotgun sequence window:
- the LOC137277852 gene encoding deleted in malignant brain tumors 1 protein-like, with protein sequence MRVCVNLALFLLFTATAAKAQSCDADLQVSSETMFKSAVVGSGGTCTWTVTNSQLFGSVQVTFVNVSLSHHPSCDDSNSIVVHDGDLSGLILGLICRNISSTFRSSGSVLTVRYPTAEVTDTDAFVLRYSQSRVATCSGPSVTAVSTTEYSILSNGYPDGFLVSIECTWYVRAPKGQRVRLFVETAGIASNTCEDAKVTFLEFQHPRSNVTWCPGRINVYQSWSSVAILQLEVSNNRSVRVRYRAVEGDTCGSEDLRATPEEQFLMTPGYPNPFPSYLECRWTIQNSNRKSGAIRIDILEVDMECSTDLIRVYDAITSTKKLIGTVCRELKSFYVYGRSAMVEFRSLRDSNTKSGFKLKYYNTTAEPCGGNLAASSTRQNVTSPGYPVNYPISFKCVWTISAENPDQHVKLTFLAVDLYKILSSYGDTVFVYDGNTIDGYLLGTVTEKDTPTFTSQEASITVQFKTDDYDQLTILDKAGFIFGYEEAQTTPPLNRVIRVRLSPSTLLSPRFPDGDVMNMNATWTLRADWAGQKVLLSFEDVDLGEASDCNNNYIMVFQGSTSSDEFSKICGNETGKYLSRDREITVVFKTDSNLARRGFKSVQAFPKYGAFDGCLGETYEVTAYSGSPSKLESPLYPDSYPNMMNCSTRLKSIFDDYFIMVEVTNMSTPHPEDTDCTRDYVEIFDGSSPNDPSLGRACGKSLLKVKSTGNEVFIMFISDANIGDKGYLIQYRADHEERPYSPPIALIVGLTLGCGAVIVAYIVYLVLKKRKGSAPI encoded by the exons ATGAGAGTATGCGTAAATCTGGCCTTATTTCTTCTATTCACAGCTACAGCAGCAAAAG cCCAGTCATGCGACGCCGACCTCCAAGTATCAAGCGAGACAATGTTCAAGTCGGCTGTCGTAGGAAG CGGCGGGACGTGCACGTGGACAGTAACTAACTCACAACTTTTCGGTTCGGTCCAAGTGACATTCGTTAACGTCAGCTTGAGTCATCACCCGTCATGTGACGACAGTAACAGCATCGTCGTACATGATGGTG ATTTGTCCGGCCTCATTCTCGGCTTGATATGTCGCAACATCTCCAGCACCTTCAGAAGTTCTGGCAGCGTCCTGACTGTGCGCTACCCTACGGCTGAAGTGACGGACACCGACGCATTTGTTCTACGATATAGTCAATCAC GTGTAGCTACCTGTTCAGGACCATCCGTGACCGCTGTCTCAACAACAGAATATAGTATCCTTTCTAATGGGTATCCTGATGGCTTTCTTGT ATCAATCGAATGTACGTGGTACGTGCGAGCGCCGAAAGGTCAACGAGTCCGGTTATTCGTAGAAACCGCCGGCATCGCCAGCAATACGTGTGAAGACGCGAAAGTCACATTTCTTGAATTTC AGCACCCGCGAAGTAATGTGACATGGTGTCCGGGAAGAATCAACGTGTACCAAAGTTGGAGTTCAGTAGCCATTCTGCAGCTGGAAGTATCTAATAATCGTAGTGTCCGTGTGAGGTACAGAGCTGTTGAAG GGGATACATGTGGAAGTGAAGATCTTAGGGCTACACCAGAGGAGCAATTTCTCATGACACCCGGCTACCCAAATCCTTTCCCAAG TTACCTTGAATGTCGATGGACAATACAGAATTCCAACCGCAAAAGTGGCGCGATCAGGATAGATATCTTGGAAGTGGATATGGAATGTTCGACAGATCTCATCAGAGTATATGATG CGATAACGTCAACCAAAAAGCTTATTGGGACGGTTTGTAGGGAGCTGAAATCTTTCTATGTGTACGGCCGTTCGGCAATGGTGGAGTTCAGATCGTTGAGGGACAGCAATACAAAATCAGGCTTTAAGCTGAAGTATTACAACACAACAG CTGAGCCATGCGGGGGGAACCTGGCTGCGAGCTCTACCAGACAGAATGTCACATCACCAGGATACCCTGTCAACTACCCCAT CTCCTTCAAATGTGTCTGGACCATCTCAGCTGAAAATCCGGATCAACACGTCAAGCTGACATTTTTAGCAGTAGACCTGTACAAAATACTTTCCTCATATGGTGACACGGTGTTCGTATATGACG GTAACACAATCGACGGCTACTTGCTTGGAACAGTGACTGAAAAAGACACTCCTACCTTCACCAGTCAGGAGGCATCTATCACCGTGCAGTTTAAAACAGACGACTATGACCAGCTGACCATTCTCGATAAAGCTGGCTTTATATTTGGATATGAAGAGGCACAGA CCACGCCGCCCTTGAACCGTGTAATCAGAGTTCGCTTGTCTCCATCCACGTTGCTGTCGCCACGATTCCCAGATGGAGACGTGAT GAATATGAACGCCACCTGGACGTTGCGTGCCGACTGGGCCGGCCAGAAAGTGCTGTTGTCATTTGAGGATGTTGATCTTGGAGAAGCTAGTGACTGCAACAACAACTACATTATGGTCTTTCAAG GCAGTACATCATCTGATGAGTTCTCGAAGATCTGTGGGAACGAAACAGGCAAATACCTCAGTCGGGACAGAGAAATCACGGTAGTCTTCAAGACAGACAGCAACTTGGCTAGACGTGGGTTTAAATCTGTACAAGCTTTCCCAAAATATGGAGCCTTCG ATGGCTGCCTCGGTGAAACGTATGAGGTAACAGCTTATTCGGGTAGCCCGTCAAAACTTGAATCGCCTTTGTATCCAGACAGTTACCCTAA CATGATGAACTGTTCAACGCGTCTGAAGTCTATCTTTGACGACTACTTCATCATGGTGGAGGTGACCAACATGAGCACGCCTCACCCCGAGGACACAGACTGCACCAGAGACTACGTGGAAATCTTTGATG GTTCGAGTCCTAATGATCCAAGTTTGGGTCGAGCCTGTGGCAAGTCGTTGCTGAAAGTCAAGTCAACGGGAAATGAAGTATTCATCATGTTTATCTCTGACGCGAATATCGGCGACAAAGGATATCTGATCCAGTATAGGGCCGACCATGAAG agAGACCATATTCTCCACCAATTGCCCTCATAGTTGGTCTCACCCTCGGCTGTGGTGCTGTGATAGTGGCCTACATTGTGTACCTAGTTTTGAAAAAGAGAAAAGGCAGTGCCCCTATTTGA
- the LOC137277854 gene encoding serine/threonine-protein kinase pdik1l-B-like yields the protein MPYTVGDYTFYEELGSGSFGTVFKAKRNGRGRYFAVKRISLTDNNVDRELDSQKSLPRCRFVVSLVDHFFSNRNMYLVLDYCNSGTLNDYMTEHRVSNRRRLSFMQDMIKGLKHLHHHDIVHRDVKPDNILLHTRKGGRPICKLSDFGLARYNGSEADSYYDETYYLQTGCGTMYYIAPEVLTAHYTEACDIFSLGVVFYAMYAEEMMEDSDGETLIATVDDDTPFYQASNKTIRRRVDWAVENRAIADCIKDMLQKDCHKRMDIDELEVNFKMAAL from the coding sequence ATGCCTTATACTGTGGGAGACTATACCTTCTATGAGGAACTTGGTAGCGGATCATTCGGGACCGTGTTCAAGGCTAAAAGGAATGGACGCGGACGGTACTTTGCAGTGAAGCGAATCTCCCTAACAGACAATAATGTAGACAGGGAACTTGACTCCCAAAAGTCTTTACCGAGGTGTAGGTTTGTTGTCTCATTGGTCGACCATTTCTTCTCAAACAGGAACATGTATCTGGTCTTGGATTACTGCAACAGCGGGACACTTAACGACTACATGACAGAACACAGAGTTTCAAACAGACGTCGTCTCAGTTTCATGCAAGACATGATCAAAGGTTTAAAACATCTTCACCATCACGACATCGTCCACAGGGATGTCAAACCGGACAACATCTTGCTGCATACTCGAAAAGGAGGAAGACCAATCTGTAAGTTGTCTGATTTTGGCTTGGCTCGTTACAACGGGAGTGAGGCGGACTCCTATTACGACGAAACCTACTACCTCCAGACAGGCTGTGGCACAATGTATTACATCGCCCCAGAAGTCCTGACCGCACATTACACTGAGGCGTGTGACATATTCTCCCTTGGTGTGGTGTTCTATGCCATGTACGCTGAAGAAATGATGGAAGATTCCGACGGTGAAACCCTGATTGCGACCGTCGACGACGACACCCCTTTCTACCAAGCGTCCAACAAGACCATCAGACGGAGGGTGGACTGGGCTGTGGAAAACAGGGCTATCGCCGACTGTATCAAAGACATGCTTCAGAAGGACTGTCACAAGCGGATGGACATTGATGAGCTGGAAGTAAACTTCAAGATGGCTGCGTTGTAG